The Gemella haemolysans genome includes a region encoding these proteins:
- a CDS encoding ribonuclease HII, with translation MKISEVKELLNQEVISEEILNELKKDERSGVQKLLLSYAKKQEKKLFYKKEYEKKSFYENKCYNNGCKYICGIDEVGRGPLAGPVVAAAVILKKDSYFEGLNDSKKLSAKKREEIYEQIKNEAVAYAICEVDNIEIEKYNIYNAARIAMQRAVEKLEVKPDFLLIDAMPFENYPIPNFSMVKGDEKSVSIAAASVMAKVYRDNLMKEYAKKYPNYDFENNAGYGTKKHLEGLKEYGVTPIHRRDFEPIKSMLQGGKNE, from the coding sequence ATGAAAATTAGTGAGGTAAAGGAACTCTTAAACCAAGAAGTCATTTCCGAGGAAATATTAAATGAACTAAAAAAAGATGAAAGATCAGGAGTTCAAAAACTACTACTAAGTTATGCTAAGAAGCAAGAGAAAAAACTTTTTTATAAAAAAGAGTATGAAAAAAAATCATTTTACGAAAATAAATGTTATAATAATGGATGTAAGTATATTTGTGGAATAGATGAAGTAGGTAGAGGACCGCTTGCTGGACCAGTAGTTGCTGCCGCGGTAATTCTAAAAAAAGACAGCTATTTCGAAGGATTAAATGATTCAAAGAAATTATCTGCAAAGAAACGTGAAGAAATATATGAACAGATAAAAAACGAAGCTGTTGCTTATGCTATTTGTGAAGTTGATAATATTGAAATTGAAAAATATAATATTTACAACGCTGCGCGTATAGCGATGCAAAGAGCTGTTGAAAAGTTAGAAGTTAAACCGGATTTTCTACTTATAGATGCTATGCCGTTTGAAAATTATCCTATACCTAATTTTAGTATGGTAAAAGGTGATGAGAAGAGTGTATCTATTGCAGCAGCATCAGTAATGGCGAAAGTTTATCGTGATAATTTAATGAAAGAATATGCAAAAAAGTATCCAAACTACGATTTTGAAAATAATGCAGGATACGGAACTAAGAAACATTTAGAAGGCCTAAAAGAGTATGGTGTTACACCAATTCATAGAAGAGACTTCGAACCAATAAAATCAATGTTACAAGGAGGAAAAAATGAGTAA
- a CDS encoding ribonuclease J: MSNNGIIIAKNLQKNNSPKNNQASKKNNTRPKNSKKVVAKEQQNNSKQVVQKINNVNKAKSQQNKSKKLAKIRITPLGGVEEVAKNMYMVEIGDEIYVLDAGLMFPETEMIGIDAVIPDISYLVRNKQKIKGIFLSNGHVSSMGAVPYIIDKLKCPVYGSKLTIDLLKNHLKQLSIKRRIKFYYVKDNNKYDFNNASVTFFKTTYSMPDSLGICIETSQGNIVYTGEFKFDQSVSKEYKSDIVKISTLGQKGVLALLSDSSNANVKGYNVPENEAAEQIDNAFYQANKRIIVTCYASNFLTISHIVRAALAQNRKILLLGQAIEASINTARNMNYLQIEDSNLISIGELKNYPQNEVCILSSGDQGEPIEAMKNIAEKKVNGIQIESGDTIMVAATPSPNMEVMLFQTLNLLVKLGANVVTASKRLHAASHATKEELKMMLNMLMPKHFIPVQGEFRNLRKHAEIAAETGVVAENIHILSKGTTLEISGSKSKTLQNNIPVGNVLVDGRGIGDVEDSVLKDRKLLSNDGIFVASYAISKKEKTLVGKPVIQTKGFVYVKKSMELIKEAEEKVIEYLENNPIKSIRECAAVKAEIRSMLSSLLYDNTKRKPIIIINFSLV, encoded by the coding sequence ATGAGTAATAACGGAATAATTATTGCTAAAAATTTACAAAAGAACAATAGCCCGAAAAATAATCAAGCGTCTAAGAAAAATAATACTAGACCTAAAAATTCAAAAAAAGTTGTGGCTAAAGAGCAACAAAATAACTCAAAACAAGTAGTACAGAAAATTAATAATGTAAATAAAGCTAAATCTCAACAAAATAAATCTAAAAAGTTAGCTAAAATTCGTATCACTCCATTAGGAGGGGTAGAAGAAGTAGCTAAAAATATGTATATGGTAGAAATCGGTGATGAAATTTATGTTCTTGATGCAGGTTTAATGTTCCCTGAAACAGAAATGATCGGTATTGATGCTGTTATACCTGATATTAGTTACTTAGTTAGAAATAAACAAAAAATTAAAGGGATATTTTTATCAAATGGACATGTAAGTTCAATGGGGGCTGTTCCTTATATTATTGATAAACTAAAATGTCCTGTTTATGGTTCTAAGTTAACAATTGATTTATTAAAAAATCACCTTAAACAATTATCAATAAAAAGAAGAATTAAGTTTTACTATGTAAAAGATAATAATAAATATGATTTTAATAATGCTAGTGTTACATTCTTCAAGACAACATATTCAATGCCGGATTCTTTAGGTATTTGTATTGAAACTAGTCAAGGAAATATCGTTTATACTGGTGAGTTTAAATTTGACCAATCAGTAAGTAAAGAATATAAATCTGATATTGTGAAAATTAGTACACTAGGTCAAAAGGGTGTTCTTGCACTACTAAGTGATTCAAGTAATGCTAACGTTAAAGGATATAATGTTCCTGAAAATGAAGCTGCTGAGCAAATTGATAATGCATTTTATCAAGCTAATAAACGTATTATTGTAACATGCTATGCTTCTAACTTTTTAACAATCTCTCATATTGTTAGAGCAGCACTGGCTCAAAATAGAAAGATTTTACTTTTAGGTCAAGCTATTGAAGCATCTATTAATACTGCTAGAAATATGAATTATTTACAAATCGAAGATAGTAATTTAATTTCTATTGGCGAGTTAAAAAATTATCCACAAAATGAAGTTTGTATACTTTCATCTGGAGATCAAGGAGAACCAATTGAAGCGATGAAAAATATCGCTGAGAAAAAAGTTAATGGAATTCAGATTGAATCTGGAGATACGATTATGGTTGCTGCGACACCATCTCCAAATATGGAAGTAATGTTATTCCAAACACTAAACCTATTAGTTAAACTTGGAGCAAATGTTGTTACAGCTTCTAAACGTCTACACGCTGCAAGCCATGCAACAAAAGAAGAACTAAAAATGATGTTAAACATGCTTATGCCTAAGCATTTTATTCCAGTTCAAGGGGAATTTAGAAACCTTCGCAAACATGCAGAAATTGCTGCAGAAACTGGCGTGGTTGCAGAGAATATTCACATCTTATCTAAAGGGACAACTTTGGAAATCAGTGGAAGCAAGTCTAAAACTTTACAAAATAATATTCCAGTAGGGAACGTATTAGTCGATGGTCGCGGAATTGGTGATGTAGAAGATAGTGTTCTAAAAGATAGAAAATTACTTTCTAACGATGGAATTTTCGTAGCTTCATATGCAATTAGTAAAAAAGAGAAAACTTTAGTAGGAAAACCAGTTATTCAAACAAAAGGTTTCGTCTATGTTAAGAAAAGTATGGAACTGATTAAAGAAGCGGAAGAAAAAGTAATCGAGTACTTAGAAAATAATCCAATTAAGAGTATCAGAGAATGTGCAGCTGTTAAGGCTGAGATAAGAAGTATGTTATCTAGCTTACTATATGACAATACTAAGAGAAAACCAATAATAATAATTAACTTTTCATTAGTTTAA